One window from the genome of Pseudonocardia hierapolitana encodes:
- a CDS encoding CaiB/BaiF CoA-transferase family protein, which yields MPEHTTPPPRVLDLTDGLAFQGARLLVGMGADVVRVDPGEDLDAAARIHWHAGKRWVRLTGERVLDELAAGADVVLESGPVAALRGVRADGTSRWPHAVHVVVTPFGLTGPHRDRLADDLVLASAGGMTWLGGRADGPPKPPPREQAVQVAGAHAAIAALLGVLARDRTGAGQLIDISGQEAVAATLETGAIAWIHAGRFPVRNGGVFEHVAHRIFAASDGFVAGGYSGSNRMWTDLLAWMVEEGEAADLVDGKWSDPVVRWQGRPYVDEVVARFVGKRGARAVAEEGRARALPWAEVVPPAQLTENPQLRDREFFVSVVGDDLPGVVEDAGFPWEAPRVPRPVRLHALHETPARRAWTHTEPRGRRPRPSGARALDGVRVLDLTWVLAGPYVTKQLAEHGAEIVKIESRHRQDPTRFSPSMRLREGAGPDDSAYFLNFNRGKRSVALNLRTAEGVRLLRELVPHCDVVVENFSPGVLAKWGMDYASLRELNPDVVLVSMAGVGQTGPWRHAVTFADTLAAMSGLSSETRDPGGPPQGLTFGLGDMVAGNAAVLATLTLLADQRGGHVDLSQLEAMAASIGPAVAEAAFPPAGEDHRTPEQPNRSVRAVPHGVYPAAGEDRWVAVAVLDDAQWRALVGVTGGLGVPAAADLAARRAAEDAIDAALAGWTAQRDPVEAAAALQAAGVPAALVATGQDLVDRDEHLAARGFYPVLEHPIAGPVRHEGIVARLGATPGALTSPAPLLGQDTTAVLTDLLGLDETELAALAAAGVTE from the coding sequence ATGCCCGAACACACCACGCCGCCACCGCGGGTTCTCGACCTCACCGACGGACTCGCCTTCCAGGGGGCGCGCCTGCTGGTCGGCATGGGCGCCGATGTCGTGCGGGTCGACCCGGGTGAGGACCTCGACGCCGCGGCCCGCATCCACTGGCACGCAGGCAAGCGCTGGGTGCGGCTGACGGGCGAGCGCGTGCTCGACGAGCTCGCGGCAGGGGCCGACGTCGTGCTGGAGAGCGGCCCGGTGGCCGCGCTGCGGGGCGTGCGCGCGGACGGCACGTCGCGCTGGCCCCACGCGGTGCACGTCGTCGTCACCCCGTTCGGGCTGACCGGACCGCACCGCGACCGGCTGGCCGACGACCTCGTCCTCGCCTCCGCCGGCGGGATGACGTGGCTCGGCGGGCGCGCCGACGGCCCGCCGAAGCCGCCGCCGCGCGAGCAGGCCGTCCAGGTCGCCGGCGCGCATGCGGCCATCGCCGCGCTGCTCGGCGTGCTCGCCCGCGACCGGACCGGAGCGGGCCAACTCATCGACATCTCGGGCCAGGAGGCCGTGGCCGCCACGCTCGAGACGGGCGCGATCGCCTGGATCCACGCCGGCCGGTTCCCGGTCCGCAACGGCGGGGTCTTCGAGCACGTCGCGCACCGGATCTTCGCCGCGTCGGACGGGTTCGTGGCCGGCGGCTACTCCGGCAGCAACCGGATGTGGACCGACCTCCTGGCCTGGATGGTCGAGGAGGGCGAGGCCGCCGACCTGGTCGACGGGAAGTGGAGCGATCCGGTCGTGCGCTGGCAGGGCCGCCCGTACGTCGACGAGGTCGTCGCCCGGTTCGTCGGCAAGCGCGGCGCGCGGGCCGTCGCCGAGGAGGGCCGGGCGCGCGCCTTGCCGTGGGCCGAGGTCGTTCCACCGGCGCAGCTCACGGAGAACCCGCAGCTGCGCGACCGGGAGTTCTTCGTCTCGGTGGTGGGTGACGATCTGCCCGGTGTCGTCGAGGACGCCGGGTTCCCGTGGGAGGCGCCACGCGTGCCGCGTCCGGTGCGCTTGCACGCGCTGCACGAGACGCCCGCCCGTCGGGCCTGGACGCACACCGAGCCGCGTGGGCGACGACCGCGGCCCTCCGGTGCCCGCGCCCTCGACGGCGTCCGCGTGCTGGACCTGACCTGGGTGCTGGCCGGCCCGTACGTGACCAAGCAGCTGGCGGAGCACGGTGCGGAGATCGTCAAGATCGAGTCGAGGCACCGGCAGGACCCGACGCGGTTCTCGCCGTCGATGCGGCTGCGGGAGGGCGCGGGCCCGGACGACAGCGCGTACTTCCTCAACTTCAACCGCGGCAAGCGGAGCGTCGCGCTGAACCTGCGGACGGCCGAGGGCGTGCGGCTGCTGCGCGAGCTCGTGCCGCACTGCGACGTGGTGGTCGAGAACTTCAGCCCGGGCGTGCTGGCGAAGTGGGGGATGGACTACGCGTCCCTGCGGGAGCTCAATCCGGACGTCGTCCTCGTGTCGATGGCGGGCGTCGGGCAGACCGGGCCGTGGCGGCATGCCGTGACCTTCGCGGACACGCTCGCGGCGATGTCCGGGCTGTCCAGCGAGACGCGCGACCCGGGCGGGCCGCCGCAGGGCCTCACGTTCGGGCTCGGCGACATGGTCGCGGGGAACGCCGCCGTCCTCGCGACACTGACCCTGCTCGCCGACCAGCGCGGCGGGCACGTCGACCTCTCGCAGCTGGAGGCCATGGCGGCATCGATCGGGCCTGCCGTCGCCGAGGCGGCCTTCCCGCCCGCGGGGGAGGACCACCGCACGCCGGAGCAGCCGAACCGCTCGGTGCGGGCGGTGCCGCACGGGGTCTACCCGGCCGCGGGCGAGGACCGGTGGGTCGCGGTCGCCGTCCTGGACGACGCCCAGTGGCGCGCGCTCGTCGGCGTCACCGGCGGACTCGGTGTCCCCGCCGCCGCGGACCTGGCCGCCCGCCGCGCGGCCGAGGACGCGATCGACGCCGCGCTCGCCGGGTGGACGGCGCAGCGCGACCCCGTCGAGGCGGCCGCTGCCCTGCAAGCCGCAGGCGTGCCGGCCGCGCTGGTCGCCACCGGCCAGGACCTGGTGGACCGGGACGAGCACCTCGCGGCCCGCGGCTTCTACCCGGTGCTCGAGCACCCGATCGCCGGCCCGGTGCGGCACGAGGGGATCGTCGCGCGGCTGGGCGCGACGCCCGGTGCGCTCACCTCTCCCGCGCCGCTGCTCGGCCAGGACACCACAGCCGTGCTGACCGACCTGTTGGGGCTCGACGAGACCGAGCTGGCCGCGCTCGCCGCCGCCGGCGTGACCGAGTGA
- a CDS encoding MBL fold metallo-hydrolase gives MGELVVNAYLILAAQPVLVDTGLAIDAEEFEHAVRSIIDPAEIRWIWLTHDDADHTGNLERVMSLAPAARLATHGLGALRMATWWPVPLDRVTALRPGDRIDVGDRHLRALRPPLYDNPMSTGLLDDRTGALFTVDAFGAILPAVPQDCADVPEADLVGGMAGWAAFDSPWTHLVDQERFQVAVEDVARLRPTTVFSSHLPAASGRSIDQFVKVIGSVPAGAPFDPPNQAAFDAIVAGVGPAA, from the coding sequence GTGGGTGAGCTCGTCGTCAACGCGTACCTCATCTTGGCCGCCCAACCGGTCCTCGTGGACACCGGTCTCGCCATCGACGCCGAGGAGTTCGAGCACGCGGTGCGGTCGATCATCGACCCGGCCGAGATTCGATGGATCTGGTTGACGCATGACGACGCCGACCACACGGGCAACCTCGAGCGGGTCATGTCGCTGGCGCCGGCGGCACGACTGGCAACGCATGGTCTCGGTGCCCTGCGCATGGCCACCTGGTGGCCGGTGCCGTTGGACCGGGTGACCGCGCTCCGACCCGGCGACCGGATCGATGTGGGTGACAGGCACCTTCGTGCTCTGCGGCCACCGCTGTACGACAATCCCATGTCGACCGGCCTGCTCGACGACAGAACCGGTGCGCTGTTCACGGTCGACGCCTTCGGCGCGATCTTGCCGGCCGTCCCGCAGGACTGCGCAGACGTGCCCGAGGCGGATCTCGTCGGCGGAATGGCCGGCTGGGCGGCATTCGATTCGCCGTGGACCCACCTCGTCGATCAGGAGCGCTTCCAGGTGGCGGTCGAGGATGTTGCGCGGCTCCGACCCACAACCGTTTTCAGCTCCCACCTGCCGGCCGCATCGGGCCGGTCGATCGACCAGTTCGTGAAGGTCATCGGGTCGGTTCCCGCCGGCGCGCCGTTCGACCCGCCCAACCAGGCAGCGTTCGACGCGATCGTCGCCGGGGTCGGCCCAGCCGCATGA
- a CDS encoding helix-turn-helix transcriptional regulator gives MRELLCPVLVGRDQEWQELRPALDRLADGLGATRVVAGEAGVGKSRLLREVAEEAGRRGARVLTGRAVERDSPLPFRPVAEALFSHLRRSGPPRVRELAPFLPILGRLVPEWRLPGESAGEESLVVLGEAVLRLLAALGRDGGCVLVLEDLHWADAETVEVVEYLADNIAGEPVLCVVSLRSDEPSRARSRVHDLASRRSATVVELRSLTDDEVVSVAAGCLHAPVVPRGVAEVVVARADGLPFLVEELLAAMVQAHELYETADGWVLDRSPGLAIPATFAETVQRRVGASPDLRGLLVAAALLGRSFDWRLLGAISGRDEAAVVDHLHRAVDAQLLSVEAADPGHRFRFRHALTRDAILAELLPPERATLAARGLRAVEAAHPGLPGEWCELAAELAEQADEPSRAAGLHLESGRRAFGRGALASAEANLERARRLVGDNRQLAVEIDEALCEVLVKAGNAERVDEVGRRLLPRLAALAASPARRAQVHLWLARTAIVSADWARALDRLHDARELAASGGVGVGEFEVLAAQVALGEGRLDDAVALAERALTTAGSGRRYELACEALAVLGQRERLRDLASAARAFAAVLALAEQHGLVLWRVRALHELGTIDLLGGGPLDRLAQARKAALDVGALATAATLSLQMAAWFTNHAEPEGVLDAGRSCAAEARRLRLPLVEGLGFVLQAVAHALRDQWAEMEAAIDEAVVVSGGHPEVRGVALLMARALLWIIRDDRARALAELDAGMELLRGTPVTAPCRGLWALVHALDAGDGEAAVAEVEASGLTTYWLIRGWVGHARAVTLGRRGQAAEAEEAFVRADADLAPCDWYRHHARRLVAEAAIADGWGDPTRWLADALAFFDPSGPPAVASACRSLLRQAGAPVPRRRRPAPDLPATMATVGVTPREAEVLAFLAEGRSTREIAARLYLSPKTVERHIANLAAKVGVGGRSELVAYAARHHVGTG, from the coding sequence ATGCGGGAGCTGCTGTGCCCCGTACTTGTCGGCCGCGACCAGGAGTGGCAGGAGCTACGACCCGCCCTCGATCGCCTGGCCGACGGACTCGGCGCGACACGGGTGGTCGCGGGCGAGGCCGGGGTCGGGAAGTCGCGGCTGTTGCGGGAGGTTGCCGAGGAGGCCGGTCGCCGGGGAGCGCGCGTGCTGACCGGCCGGGCTGTCGAGCGCGACAGCCCGCTCCCGTTCCGGCCCGTCGCGGAGGCGTTGTTCTCGCACCTTCGCAGGTCCGGGCCGCCACGGGTTCGGGAGCTCGCACCGTTCCTGCCCATCCTCGGCCGACTCGTCCCGGAATGGCGTCTCCCCGGCGAGTCAGCCGGGGAGGAGTCGCTCGTGGTGCTGGGCGAAGCGGTGCTCAGGCTGCTCGCCGCTCTGGGCCGAGATGGTGGCTGCGTGCTCGTGCTCGAGGATCTCCACTGGGCGGACGCCGAGACCGTCGAGGTCGTCGAGTACCTCGCCGACAACATCGCGGGCGAGCCGGTCCTCTGCGTGGTCTCGCTCCGCAGCGATGAACCCAGTAGGGCTCGGTCGCGCGTCCACGACCTCGCTTCCCGGCGATCGGCGACGGTGGTGGAGCTCCGGAGCCTCACCGACGACGAGGTCGTGTCGGTGGCTGCGGGCTGCCTGCATGCTCCGGTCGTCCCCCGCGGGGTTGCCGAGGTGGTGGTGGCGCGGGCCGATGGGCTGCCGTTCCTCGTCGAGGAGCTGTTGGCGGCGATGGTCCAGGCCCACGAGTTGTACGAGACGGCCGACGGCTGGGTCCTCGACCGCTCACCAGGGCTTGCCATCCCTGCCACGTTCGCCGAGACCGTGCAGCGACGTGTGGGAGCATCGCCGGACCTTCGGGGCCTCCTCGTGGCGGCGGCGCTGCTCGGCCGGAGCTTCGACTGGCGCCTGCTGGGGGCCATCAGCGGCCGGGACGAAGCCGCGGTGGTCGATCACCTCCACCGGGCTGTCGACGCCCAGCTGCTGTCCGTGGAGGCCGCCGATCCCGGGCACCGCTTCCGGTTCCGGCATGCGCTGACCCGCGACGCCATCCTCGCGGAGCTCCTTCCGCCGGAGCGGGCAACCCTCGCCGCGCGCGGTCTCCGTGCTGTCGAGGCCGCTCATCCGGGCCTGCCAGGGGAGTGGTGCGAGCTGGCGGCCGAGCTAGCGGAACAGGCCGACGAGCCGTCGCGGGCGGCCGGGTTGCACCTCGAGTCCGGGCGGCGGGCGTTCGGGCGCGGCGCGCTGGCCAGCGCCGAGGCGAACCTGGAGCGGGCCCGGCGGCTGGTCGGTGACAACCGGCAGCTGGCCGTCGAGATCGACGAGGCGCTCTGCGAGGTGCTCGTCAAGGCCGGCAACGCCGAGCGGGTGGACGAGGTCGGCCGGCGCCTGCTTCCCCGGCTGGCGGCGCTGGCTGCCTCGCCGGCGCGCCGGGCCCAGGTGCACCTGTGGCTGGCCCGCACGGCCATCGTGTCGGCTGATTGGGCACGTGCTCTCGATCGGCTCCACGACGCCCGGGAGCTCGCGGCGAGTGGCGGCGTCGGGGTCGGCGAGTTCGAGGTCCTGGCCGCTCAGGTGGCGCTCGGCGAGGGTCGCCTCGACGACGCCGTGGCCCTCGCCGAGAGGGCGTTGACCACGGCCGGGTCCGGCCGGCGCTACGAGCTGGCCTGCGAGGCCCTTGCGGTCCTCGGCCAACGGGAACGCCTGCGTGATCTCGCCTCAGCTGCGCGGGCCTTCGCGGCTGTCTTGGCCCTGGCCGAGCAGCACGGCCTTGTCCTGTGGCGCGTGCGGGCCCTCCACGAGCTGGGCACCATCGACCTGCTCGGCGGCGGCCCGCTCGATCGGCTCGCCCAGGCTCGCAAGGCGGCGCTCGACGTGGGCGCACTGGCCACCGCGGCCACGCTCAGCCTCCAGATGGCCGCGTGGTTCACCAACCACGCCGAACCGGAAGGGGTCCTCGACGCCGGCCGGTCCTGCGCCGCGGAGGCGCGCCGGCTGCGGCTCCCCCTCGTCGAGGGACTGGGGTTCGTCCTGCAGGCGGTGGCTCACGCCCTGCGGGATCAGTGGGCCGAGATGGAGGCGGCCATCGACGAAGCCGTCGTCGTCTCGGGCGGCCACCCCGAGGTCCGAGGGGTGGCCCTGCTCATGGCCCGGGCGCTGCTGTGGATCATCCGCGACGACCGCGCCCGGGCGCTGGCCGAGCTGGACGCCGGCATGGAGCTATTGCGGGGCACGCCGGTCACGGCGCCGTGCCGGGGCTTGTGGGCCCTCGTCCACGCCCTGGATGCCGGCGACGGGGAGGCGGCGGTGGCCGAGGTCGAGGCGTCGGGACTGACGACGTACTGGCTGATCCGAGGATGGGTGGGACATGCCCGGGCCGTGACCCTCGGCCGGCGAGGGCAGGCAGCCGAGGCCGAGGAGGCCTTCGTCCGAGCTGACGCCGACCTCGCCCCGTGCGACTGGTACCGCCACCACGCCCGCCGATTGGTGGCCGAGGCGGCCATCGCCGACGGCTGGGGAGACCCGACGCGATGGCTGGCCGATGCGCTGGCCTTCTTCGATCCGTCCGGGCCGCCCGCGGTGGCCTCGGCGTGCCGATCGCTGCTCCGCCAGGCCGGTGCGCCAGTGCCGCGGCGCCGCCGGCCGGCCCCGGACCTGCCGGCGACGATGGCGACCGTGGGGGTGACCCCGAGGGAGGCGGAGGTGCTGGCATTCCTCGCCGAGGGCCGCTCCACCAGAGAAATCGCGGCTCGCCTCTATCTCTCTCCGAAGACCGTCGAGCGCCACATCGCCAACCTGGCCGCAAAGGTGGGCGTCGGGGGCCGATCCGAGTTGGTCGCCTACGCGGCCCGCCACCATGTGGGGACGGGATGA
- a CDS encoding VOC family protein, with amino-acid sequence MTTAEARPTNDSAVQPALAAIHHVGITVTDLETSAVWYERVFGFRRQFQVRHFGSDAGGYTIVLGPPDSSFTLGLDHHPANPGDGFDATRTGLDHLSFAVASVDALHAWVAHLHSQDVPNSGVYDMDGFPVSLVTFCDPDGVQLELIASHGC; translated from the coding sequence ATGACGACCGCCGAAGCGAGGCCGACCAATGATTCAGCAGTGCAACCGGCACTCGCCGCGATTCACCACGTCGGCATCACGGTCACCGACCTGGAGACGAGCGCCGTCTGGTACGAGCGAGTATTCGGCTTCCGACGCCAGTTCCAGGTGCGGCACTTCGGAAGCGACGCGGGCGGCTACACGATCGTGCTCGGCCCGCCCGACTCGTCGTTCACCCTCGGCCTCGATCACCATCCCGCGAATCCCGGAGACGGGTTCGACGCGACCCGGACGGGGCTCGACCACCTGTCCTTCGCGGTCGCATCGGTGGACGCACTGCATGCGTGGGTGGCACATCTGCACAGCCAGGACGTCCCCAACTCCGGCGTGTACGACATGGACGGATTTCCGGTGTCGCTGGTGACATTCTGCGACCCGGACGGCGTGCAGCTCGAACTCATCGCAAGCCACGGCTGTTGA
- a CDS encoding enoyl-CoA hydratase/isomerase family protein, with protein sequence MTVLRVARDGSVATVRIDRPPANAVDPAMIEEFLVVLPPLAADPEVRCIVITGTGRFFVAGADIAVMRDLSEENQAAMRRWIEVQRAIELAPKPVIAGMNGHALGGGAELSLACDLRILSNAASFGFPEIALGLFPGAGGSQRLPRLVGPHLAKRLMIEGERLAPQQALDLGLVDRVVDAAEFDSVLAAEAHRLAAKPTGAIGVLKRVVDEGWGLPIEDALLREEKGVQALTRTADAAEGLQAFLDRREARFIGR encoded by the coding sequence ATGACCGTACTTCGGGTTGCCCGTGACGGGAGCGTGGCCACGGTCCGGATCGACCGGCCGCCGGCCAACGCCGTGGATCCCGCGATGATCGAGGAGTTCCTCGTCGTGCTGCCACCGCTGGCCGCCGACCCGGAGGTGCGCTGCATCGTGATCACCGGGACCGGCCGGTTCTTCGTGGCCGGCGCGGACATCGCCGTCATGCGCGACCTGTCCGAGGAGAACCAGGCCGCGATGCGCCGGTGGATCGAGGTGCAGCGGGCGATCGAGCTCGCGCCCAAGCCGGTGATCGCCGGGATGAACGGGCACGCGCTGGGCGGGGGCGCAGAACTGTCGCTGGCCTGCGACCTGCGGATCCTGTCGAACGCCGCGAGCTTCGGCTTCCCGGAGATCGCCCTGGGCCTCTTCCCCGGTGCGGGCGGCAGCCAGCGTCTTCCCCGGCTCGTCGGGCCTCACCTGGCGAAGCGCCTGATGATCGAGGGGGAGCGGCTCGCACCCCAGCAGGCCCTCGACCTCGGCCTCGTCGACCGGGTGGTCGACGCCGCCGAGTTCGACTCCGTGCTCGCCGCCGAGGCGCACCGCCTCGCCGCCAAGCCGACGGGCGCGATCGGCGTGCTCAAGCGGGTCGTCGACGAGGGTTGGGGGCTCCCGATCGAGGACGCGCTGCTCCGCGAGGAGAAGGGCGTGCAGGCGCTCACCCGCACCGCCGATGCGGCGGAGGGCCTGCAGGCTTTCCTCGACAGACGCGAGGCCCGTTTCATCGGTCGCTGA